TAAGATTGCCAGCCAGGAgcgggaaagggggaaaagaaacgAACAAAACTTAAGTGAGATTTTTTGCCAAATTGCGGGAACTAAATTTAACCGACGTTTTAAAGTCACTTCCCccttaggtttttaaaaaaactgagatTCGTTTTGTTTTGCAAAAGAACAAGGCAGATAAGGCTCTTAAAAGGGCCGCTTTGCTTGCTACAAGCAGTCCGGGTTTTTAAAAGAGCCTCCATAGGTCAAGGCAATGTATCTTAATTAAGCATCCTTTCCCGCTTAAATTCCAAGTTGCTAGAATAGCGGGATTAACAGGATGAAATTTGTAATTCAACATCTGGAAGCACGCCAGATTATTTTTGGATTTGGTTTCTAAGAGACTTACTTCTCCattttcattttgatttttttttttaacattttattttaaagcaaTTCTAATGGCCTTTTCACCCCACAATCTTAGCCAGCCAACCTAGAAGCAACTTGTTTTAAAGGCAGTTCATTGCTATAGCTTTTATCATTTATAATTAAATATACACACCTTTATATAAATGTAATTATATAAATGATAAAAAAATTTGCTGgctaaaaatcaaaatcaaattttACTATATATATGTACCAGTTAAAACACTGCCAATCATTTGATTTTAACgttggatttttaaattgttatgttttaaagtgaaaatggttgcaagcagcggggggggaggggagccttatttctgattgtaaaaaaccaataagcatcatttctttcagttcatttatatttttcttatgttcagaaatgttcaaactacccaatcccacaccaacgttAGTAAATTGAAggcattttgcaagctaaacacTATCtatcattgaaaaaaaattcacaaataaAGAGGGGGGTCTCctttttatgatcaaaataaaccaatatgcataatcttttttcagttcaattttcgtATCATTgtttgcagaaatgttcaaactactttccaagtgaaaaaagttttcaaattgaccacacATACGCTCTTcaaattttcggtccgggtcagggtgaccccgGAACAGAACTCTAgggactattttttttttcagcaagaaagaaggcccccacccccccaaaaaaaattctcatagagagaacccctgaaatgatgcaaagccatgaaatttcaagcttcagatatgcagggaaaattttttacaaggtctcaaactttgatttcgggtctcacagacccgaacagaacagcagggttaacttCGATTAAATTGTAAACCACTTACGGGTTATTCCTATGGTAAAGATGCGAGGtcaatacattttatatatataataaatagaaataaatcaaTGTTGAGTTTATAACTCGCTTTTGAGAAGCCAGATCTTGAAAAATTCCTTAAATTTGGATTATTCAGAGCGCCACCTTTGCAAACTTAAGGAGAAATAATTGAAAAAGGGGGAATTTTCTAATAAGtggaaaattaatttaattatcagttacccccttcctttcctcctatgAAACAAACAATGATAACCCTTGATTCAAGGACAGGCCAATCCTGAGTTAATCATGGGCCGTTAAACTACCAGCAACAACCAAGTCTGTTCTGCAGGTAGACTTTGAACTTAGGGAAAGGAATACTGGGAATTGTAGTTCCATTTCTAGGCTGCACATTACACCCAAACTAACTGTGCAGTAAGAACCCCCAGGGATTAATATAAATAATGTTCTGTTCTCTTGGAAAATTATCATCTCTCATTTTGTATCCTGGGGCTGTTTTTCCTAAGCCacgacagagaaagaaaaaaacctaaaaataaaatgtgaaaaatcCTCTATttccaaaagagaaagaaattaaaattggATTTTGCAATGGGGTTTTATTGTAATGTTTAGTATTAACATTTACTGTTAATATTAATCGTtgcctttttttattattgtattttatattgttgtaagatgccctacagtattgggcggcatggaagtcaaatgaattaaattagattaatgaaattaaatttaTTCCTGGTTTTATTCACATTTGAATTGCAAACTCAGTGAGACAAACAGGGATAgaaccccccccacaaaaaacagCTTCCCAAATTATGCAGTTTGTCGCCATAAACAAACCCACCCACCACAATCCTCAAGTTTAGATCCCCACCTAAAATAAACCCAGTGGCCTTGAGTTCCACAACCCTCGGCAGGAAGAAAACCCACATCTAAAGGCAGCAAAAGGGGCTTTCAGCTCCTCATCCCTGCAAAATACGAGCTCACTCTAGGAGTGAGTTTTGGCTACAACATTCCCCACCTCCTCCCCCCTGTGGATGATGGGCTTTGTAGTCCAGCACACCAGGAGACGCAACTCTTTGGAATGGAGAGTGTCCCCAGCCTAGGATCTTTCTCCAAATGATAAAGAAGGTAAGTCGTAGAGATAGTCCAGCTATTACTCTTCTCTTCCTCCACACCCTCTGGGGATGATGGGCTTTGTGTGTCCAGCACACCAGGATAGGCAATTCTTTGAAatgggagagccccccccccccccagcctaggATCTTTCTCCAAATGGTAAAGGAGGCCAGCTGGTGGAGATAGCTCTGGCTActactcttctcttcctcccccggGAATGATGGGTTTTGTACTCCAGCACACGGGGAGGCATAATTCTTTGAAATGGAGAGGCCCCCCCTCCCAGCCCTAGGGTCTTTCTCCAAATGATAAAGGAGGTCAGTCGATGGAGATAAATCTGGCTGttactcttctcttcctccccccccgggGATGATGGACTTTGTAGTCCAGCACAATAAGCAGATACGCCTTTGGAAGGAAGGGGGTTCTCTCCCCCGCCTAGGTCTTGCTTCAAAGGTCTTGAGAGACCACCAAACCAATCCCTTGGACTTATTGGACCAGGACTACCGAGACCATCCTTTGTGGCTGCGGAGCATGGGGACTTGGGATCCACTCCAGTCCAAACCCACGGGCGGGGGGTAATTTAAGAATTTAAGGCTCTCTTAGGGCCCCCAgacggaaaaggggggaaaacacctggtcccgtccccccccctcccacctgcCGCTCTGCGGGAAACCCCCGACTCACCGCCGACCCCAAACTCGGCTCAGCTCGGAAAGCGTCCGGACGTTCCAAAGGGCGTGGCCCAGACCGGAGGAAGGAAACCAGCGTCGCGCCGGCCAATCGGCTTCTTCAGTCCGGCGTTCGAAAAGGGCGTGTCGGCCGGGAAAGGGAAAGGCCGGGATAGTTTCTCGCTCGGCCAATGGGAGgccgtccttttttttttttcccagatCTTCCAAAGGGGAGGAGCGGCGAGGAAAAGTTCGAAAGAGGCGGGATCTGAAGGGCAGTCCCGATTGGGCCAAAAGCCCAGACGGACAGCAGGGCCCGACTAATGAGAAAAGCGCGATGCAGAAAAGAGGGTTTTCAGCGGCGAGGGTTCAGCTGGGTTGGGCGTCACGTGTGAAAGGAACTCCGGGGGAGATCAAAGTGGGTGGTTGcagcaagtgggggggggggggtgaattaGAGCCTCCCTGCCCTtccaaaaaaccccatttttgaAGTTTNNNNNNNNNNNNNNNNNNNNNNNNNNNNNNNNNNNNNNNNNNNNNNNNNNNNNNNNNNNNNNNNNNNNNNNNNNNNNNNNNNNNNNNNNNNNNNNNNNNNNNNNNNNNNNNNNNNNNNNNNNNNNNNNNNNNNNNNNNNNNNNNNNNNNNNNNNNNNNNNNNNNNNNNNNNNNNNNNNNNNNNNNNNNNNNNNNNNNNNNttctgtgggcgtggcttgtggcAGGGAAAGGGATACTGAAaattccccattctctccccactccaggggaaggtgactgcaaaatccccatttcctcctcatCAGCTGGGACTCCAGAGGTGTAGAGAACATCTCTCGAATTCAAGACAGCCAAGCTTAGAGAAACCAGGACCTCTGGTGGCTCTTCAAACATCTGACTTCAGAAACTGGTGGGTATGCTGGGTGACACCGTGGAGAAGGACTGCTTGTGGCTTTGGACAGTCCTTGTGGTCTTCAGTGTTGCAGGGATCTTGACCAATGCAGGTAAGTCTCCATTCCATGGTAGAACTTTCACCTTGTATGAATCCACCAGGGGGTCATTTGGTGatgttgatttttattattattattgttatttcaaaGGCACTCTACATGAAGGAAATCACAACAGACAAGCAGTCGAAGACATCAAAGGGAGGTCAGGTTGAATTCACTTTCCAGTGTTGTATTTAACCAAAAAGCCTGACAAGTATTATTGCCAAAATGTGGTTTATTACTGCAAAAAACTTTGGGCCTTGCTAAAAGTTTACCCTAAGTCTAAGGAATGCTTTAATGAAtttggtttggggggggggatataaagTAATGATGGTTAAAAATGTAACAAACATGTAAATTTTTTTTGATGTGACATGATTTTAGCCATTGTCGGTGGTAGAACCAGAGCCCCCCCCCACAGTTTTCCAACGCTGCGCAGTGATGCCTGAGCTGCCAGGCGGGAGGACCACTGCGGTTGGAGTGCCTGGTCAGTAGAAGAACGGGGAAGCGActaaggtgggcgagaggggtgAAGAAAGCCCCCTTTACCTGCATGCAACTAAAACAGGGGATttactccctctctctcccacctctctctcccaCACTCACTCATGGCCACGCAAAGATTCTCTTTCCTCCTGCCCccttccaagagtctccaacttcGCAGCCACCACTGCTCCTCACCTCTCCTGCCCCAGGAGTGGAGCCAGGCGCCGTTTCTCCCCACCCGACGGCTACAACTGGCggtgcccgatccgcccctcccaaGACCGGCTTCCCCGCCACATTGCCTACCCACCCGCCTTGCAGAGTCTCCGGTGGGGAGGTGCCAAGAGAGGCTCCCCCTGTAACTGCTCTCTCTCCTTGGTGGGGGCACCACAGCCTCTGGAGCCACAGCCTCCACGTGGCCAGGGAAGGAAGAGGCGCAGGGAGCCCCCGCTCGCCATCCCTGCGGGCCCCCTGAGAGGAAGCCTATCCAGGTGCTCAGCCAGCTGTTGCGCTCCGACCAGcttcacagagagagaaaaaagagaggaaggaaggaaaaaagagagtgggaggaagaaagaaagggatggagagagagaaagagaggaaggcaggaagggagagagaggggggagggaaagggagagagagagaaaggggggcggaggagagaaagaaaaaaagggaggaaaagaaagaaagaaagaaagaaaaagagagggagagagaaagagggagagagaaaaaggctgTTGCCTGTCTCATTCAATTCCTGGAGACTCACCTTGGACAGCATCTCTGGGGTTCCACTGGGTGACCCCTTTGATCCCTGAGAGAGCAATGAGGGTGAATCACCTGGGGGGCGCAGCTGCCAGCCCCCTCCAGTCCCTGGGGGGCCCCTCACTGTGGACtgcctccctcccatctcctCTTCCTTGGAAAGAATGCCGGTATCACTCAGAGTTCTTAGAACTGAAAGTAAAGCTGGTGATAAAAGAAGATTTGTGGCTTATGGTTGGAGTGAAGGGTCTTTAGTGTCCTCTGAGCTTGGTAGCTTCTTTTGCAGATATGTTTATTAGGGAATATCAGTGCTAGGAGAGAGAAGGGTTCATTCTCCACCTGTCTTCAAGTGGCTTGTGGTTTTAGTGTTGTTGAAAATGGTTGAGACTCTTTGGTTGGACTTTGTGTTGACTCGGACATTGTTCACTCTTGGTCTGTTGGTCTGATACTAACCTTGGGAATTAACCTATGTGCATACAGGTGTTGTGGTTCTTTTGAGTCCGGCATTCTTTCCAAGGAAgaggagatgggagggagggggtcCACAGTGAGGGGGCCCTCAGGGACTGGAGGGGGCTGGCAGCTGCGTCCCCCAGGTGATTCACCCTCACTGCTCTCTCAGGGACCGAAAGGGTCACCCAGTGGAACCCCAGAGATGCTGTGCAGGGTGAGTCTCCAGGGACTGAATGAGACAGGCAatggcctttctctctctctttctttctctctcttccttccttcctcttttttttctctctctgtggaaCTGGTTGGAGTGCAACAGCTGGCTGAGCACCTGGCTAGGCTTCCTCTCAGGGGGGCCGCAGGGATGGTGGGCAGGGGCCCTCTGCACCTCTTCCTTCCCGAGCCACGTGGGGGCTGTGGCTCCAGAGGCTGCGGTGCCCCCACCGAGGGGAGAGAGCAGTTACAGGGGGAGCCTCTCCTGGCACCTCCCCACCGCAGACTCTGCAAGGCGGGCAAGCAGGCACTGTGGCGGGGAAGGCGGTCttgggaggggcggatcgggcaccGCCAGTTGCAGCCGTCGGGCGGGGAGAAACGGCACCTGGCTCCACTCCTGGGGCAGGAGAAGCGAGGAGCAGTGGTGGCTGTGAAGTTGGAGACCCTTGGAAGGGGGCAGGAGGGAAGAGAATCTTTGCGTGgccatgagtgtgtgtgtgagagagacggGGAAGAGAGCGAATAAATCCCCCTTTCTACTTGCATGCAGGTTAAACGGGGATTTCTTCGTCCCTCTCACCCCCCTTAGTCGCTTCCACGTTCTTCTACCGACCCAGAACTCCAACCACGGTGGTCCTCCTGCCTGGAAGCTCAGGCATCACTGCGCAGCATTGGGAACTAAGGCGTGTTTCGATTCTGGTTTGATTAGTAGTTGGTACTAGGATGTATAATACATTTTATGCTTCTCTCCACAGGTTAATATTAGCAATAGccatggttcttagaaccagacaaAAAGATTGAACAGCCTATTTTAATGCTAGGATTATAGATTTTATAATTTCTATGCCTGGCGTAATTTGGCCATGGCgtttggttcttagaaccagacagAAAACCCCAATGCCCCACAAGGACAATTGATTGCACTTACCTTTTCATGCCCGCCATAGCCTGAGCTGTCCTGGGCATTCTTTCTCATTCTGTGGTCCAGTGCCAACACTTGCAACCTGGCAATGGTTAGCTGTCCTTCCTCTCTGCTACGTGATCACAGCCAATTCACCCAGCGAGAATTACTTCTGCCTAATTTGGTAGAGCAGGAGAATTGAATGCCAGTCAATCCCTGTGCCCTGGGATTGGCCCTCTGCCTTCTCAGTGGATGGCTGTGGCCTTGGACACCGGAGAGGCGGGAGACAGAGCGATGGGATCTGgaaaacctcaccagtgttggTCTGGCATCATGCTTCTGCCATGGCTGCCCTGTCCTTTGCATTTATCCCCTGCCTCTCTGGTGTCCGAGGCCTCTTTGCCCCCAATCTTCACACTGAGAACCTTCCGAGGCCTGTAACGCAAAATCTGGAGTGAGATCATTGGTGAGTTTCAAAcacggttctgtgggcatggcttgtggcAGGGAAagggatactgaaaaatccccatttcctcccaatcagctgggactctccAGAGGTAGAGAACATCTCTCGAATTCAAGACAGCCAAGCTTAGAGAAACCAGGACCTCTGGTGGCTCTTCAAACATCTGACTTCAGAAACTGGTGGGTATGCTGGGTGACACCGTGGAGAAGGACTGCTTGTGGCTTTGGACAGTCCTTGTGGTCTTCAGTGTTGTAGGGATCTTGACCAACGCAGGTAAGTCTCCATTCCATGGTAGAACTTTCACCTTGTATGAATCCACCTTGAATCAACCAGGGATTCATGCAAGGTGTGTTTGAATAGCTCTGTGGGCTGAAAGTCCCCCCTATCGTGGTCTCACTTCCTTCTTTCGTCCTCAGATTTGGAACGAAAAGCCTTTGTCCTCCCCAAGACTTCTTCTGACCCCTACATTCTTCTGAAGCCCAACTTAGATCAAGACCTGCGACAGTCGGCAACATCTCCCTCTTCTCAACAGCTTCTGGAGACCACGACAACAAGATCTTCCTCTTTCAACATTCAGACATGTTTTATGTAAATCCCGGTCACTTAATtatgtaaacattttttttaaaaaatccacctggatggaaaacacacttctgtcTTGCAAGACCTTCTGTAATAAAACCTGTTTGATTTTCTGGTATTTTCATTTTGCTGGTACTGATGggtatttcaaaaaataatattttattagaaatATTCATGCGACGCCCTGGAACTTGCCACTGGAGGAGCACTGAGATTAGCTTTTATCATTTTAATGCAGATTATAACCCTCGTTCTGCTATGCAGGAAGTTCTCGATTTATAACCATTCATTGTGCAACAGGACTTTAAATAAGTggcatcatttttcacacttatgaccattgtagcagtTCCAATGTAGCTAAATTCTACAGCATGTTTGCACGGATTCGATAACCGATGCTCGCATTACTAAGAGTTTCACCAACTGCCCTTCATAAGCACATTgggttcttttaattaaatttagagGGCACCTGAATCCAAACAGTTTTGGGCAGCTTTTAGTTTAAaagtattcttttaaaaatgtgtgcAAACAATCACAAACCCCTAACACACAAATACGCACACACACATCActttaaaaagggggaaatcctATAGGCTTAATAACTCTGCTACCCCACTTGAATGAAAATGTTGAGTTTCATCCACAACCAGCTTAGAAAAACAGCTGCATGTCCATCCTGCGAGGTAGGCCAGGGAATTAATACAACCATATATCATTCGCTGAGGTTTTAAGAAGTGgaagcatagctagaggtatcacaagcaggaagagggagattgtgatcccgctatatagagcactggtgagatccCATCTGGAATAATaccgtgtccagttctggagacctcacctacaaaaagatattgacaaaattgaacgggtccaaagacgggctacaaaaacggtggaaggttttaagcataaaacgtatcaggaaagacttcatgaactcaatctgtatagtctggaggacagaagggaaaggctgataaggtcccacagagttggccttctccgggtcccgtcgaccaaacaatgtcgtttggtgggccccggggaagagccttctctgtggcggccccggccctctggaaccaactccccccagagattagaacggcccccaccctccttgtctctcgcaaattacttaagacccacctttgtcaccaagcatgggggagttaagttatcctttcccccctaggctactacaagttatgcatggtatgtttgtgtgtatgtttggttttttataataagggttttttagttgtttgtattaattggattgttcatgttgttttaccactgttgttagccgccccgagtctgcggagaggggcagcatacaaatccaataaataataataattttttttaaaaagggggggggacatgatcgaaacatttaaatatgttaaagggttaaataaggtccaggagggaagtgtttttaataggaaagtgaacacaagaacaaggggacacaatctgaagttagttgggggaaagatcaaaagcaacgtgcgaaaatattattttagtgaaagagtagtagatgcttggacctaagataaaatccagaaaatagtataagggcagactagatggaccatgaggtctttttctgccgtcagacttctatgtttctatgtttattgtgCAGCTACATTAGACAAACTTTGCAAATCTGGAAGTCTAGGCCTCACACACCCCCTTTTCTTTGCAGCCCCAGAAATtagggagggtcccttctgagGCTCTTGCCCTGCCCTTGTTCGTGCGGTGGGCTCCATGGCAGAGCCTTAAATATGATAGCCCCCTTGCATTATACACATAAAAATGAGGGGATTATAACTTCTTAGATATTTTCATAGTTTTTTATAGGCCGGTACGCTGGCAAAAGATTTTGTTGCTCTTATTTGTGGAAAGAAAACACTCAGTCAcacttttttctcctttattgACAATTCCGTCCCACGAAGAGCTCTGCCTAACCCCCAAGTCTTGCGATTTTTTTCAAAGACCAAGTTAAACTTCACCCCCACTGCCCGCAACTTCAAAACAAACCGGCAACCCTGGTTTGCAGACCCTGGAGGAGAGCCCCTTGAATCACAAGGAAACAGATTCAGGGGTTTTGTGCACATGGGATGAAAGAAGCCCGGTGACCTGTTCACATGACGCGCTTCCAATCACGAGGCTCAAAACAACGGTGGTTGCTGgaccttcccagctgggaagcgagtTCGAATACTGCATGGGTTTCAAACAGTCGGAGAGGAAGAATCAGGGAAGCAGGAGGCAAACGTTGTGGGTTTTTCTCAAGGCGGCGGGAAGCACCCCCTCTTCCGCCAGCACCCTAAAGAGGGAAGTGACGCCGGTCCGTTAGGGGTGCAGCCCCCCCTTACCCCTGTAGTTGGAAGCGGGAGGGGGATGCTAGACTGCTCCTCTCCGCGACGAAGCCTGGGGCCGTCCCACTCCGCGTGCTCGGCCCGAACGGGGAAGCTAAATAGATTCAATCTGCTTCCGCACTTTCTCCAACGCTTTGCCGTCCAGCACCCGCTGACGGCAGACCACCAGGAGGGCGAAGACGGCTGCGGCCCCCAGCATGGCTCCCTCAAACCTCCAGAAGATCCGGGCCTCCATTTCCAAAGAGCGGCAACTGCGGAGAGAAAATGGCCCTGGTGGTCACAGCAGCTCCGCCAATGGACATCCCGGCTCCAGATTGAGGAGGGGGTTTGTCTCACAGCCACGGGGAGGTGACTTGGCAAGGGAGCCTGGAATTCCCACCTGCTTGTAAAtatactcccagaatcccccagccagcatgctttaagagggtaagactacaactcccataatcccccagccagcatgctttaagagggtaagactacaactcccataatcccccagccagcatgctttaagtgGGATGGACTTCACAtcccataatcccccagccagcatgctttatgtCGGGTGgacctccactcccagaatcccccagcagcatgctttaagaggggaagactacaactcccagaatcccccagccagcatgctttgaggggaagactacaactcccagaatcccccagccagcatgctttaagaggggaggacttccactcccagaatcccccagccagcatgctttaagaggggaatactacaactcccagaatcccccagccagcatgctttaagaggggaatactacaactcccagaatcccccagccagcatgctttaagaggggaatactacaactcccagaatcccccagccagcatgctgagtccttcgggaatgggcagcatagaagtcaaataaataaataaactcccagaatcccccagccagaacaCTTTAAAACATGGGCTgatggctggggcattctgggagtcgaagtccaccccTCTCTTAAAGAAAAATTGCCCGTCCTAAATGCAGGTCACCCACCTCTTGAATTCGCCTTTCTTGGACCCCCCGCAGTTGATCTGCTCGACAAAGCCGGTGGCGCCGCATTCCGACATGGTTTTCTACAAAGCGAGAAGAGACGGCTGTGTAAAGAC
This genomic window from Erythrolamprus reginae isolate rEryReg1 chromosome 13, rEryReg1.hap1, whole genome shotgun sequence contains:
- the JTB gene encoding protein JTB translates to MGPRWRLALGALLGLVVAPSRSAERIAQNDAQAPVSLTGTTPCWRREDFVVTTECSPCTSFQIKTMSECGATGFVEQINCGGSKKGEFKSCRSLEMEARIFWRFEGAMLGAAAVFALLVVCRQRVLDGKALEKVRKQIESI